One genomic window of Roseobacter ponti includes the following:
- a CDS encoding component of SufBCD complex has product MDFYTSVFELIDMRSFSNLWFWIALAIMWSTASHWVLGVPFDMVLRARRHGGQTEQDLEDLVRINTNRMLMIARVSGLWLLMLGCFVLTLLGLTGFLYGLEIAQALFLLGLPMSLVGLLSLSTARLIQQEDASGEHLRKRLSRHRLYVQMIGVASIFVTALWGMYQNLNHGALGG; this is encoded by the coding sequence TTGGACTTTTACACCAGCGTTTTTGAACTCATCGACATGCGGTCCTTTTCGAACCTCTGGTTCTGGATCGCGCTCGCAATCATGTGGTCGACCGCCTCGCACTGGGTGCTTGGCGTGCCTTTTGATATGGTCCTTCGGGCCCGGCGTCACGGCGGGCAGACAGAGCAGGATCTTGAGGATCTGGTGCGCATCAACACCAACCGGATGCTGATGATTGCCCGGGTCTCGGGGCTCTGGCTGCTGATGCTGGGATGTTTCGTGCTGACCCTTCTGGGGCTGACCGGTTTTCTTTATGGTCTCGAAATCGCTCAGGCGCTGTTCCTGCTCGGCTTGCCAATGTCACTGGTCGGGCTCTTGTCGCTGTCGACCGCGCGGCTCATTCAGCAGGAAGACGCCAGCGGTGAGCACCTGCGCAAACGTCTGAGCCGCCACCGTCTCTATGTTCAGATGATCGGTGTGGCCTCGATATTCGTCACCGCACTCTGGGGCATGTATCAAAACCTCAATCATGGCGCTTTGGGCGGTTGA
- the hemB gene encoding porphobilinogen synthase translates to MRPTIAPFPATRLRRTRQSPALRALTRENTLSVDNFIWPVFVRSGEGIEEPVPSMPGVVRRSVDKIVEAAREAADLGIPAICIFPYTGIEERTEDCAGAWDPDNHANRAIRAIKKAVPEIAVMTDVALDTYNINGHDGFVDNGEIVNDRTVEALVKMTLAQAEAGADIIGPSDMMDGRIGAMRSALEEAGHQNVMILSYSAKYASAFYGPFRDAVGASGALTGDKKTYQMDPGNSDEALRLIERDLSEGADMVMVKPGMPYLDICRRVKDTFGAPTYAYQVSGEYAMIKAAAAQGWIDGDRVMMESLMAFRRAGCDGILTYFAPAAARLLKAQQ, encoded by the coding sequence ATGCGCCCGACCATCGCCCCCTTCCCCGCGACCCGTCTGCGGCGCACCCGTCAGAGCCCGGCGCTGCGTGCGCTGACCCGGGAAAACACCCTGAGCGTCGATAATTTCATCTGGCCGGTGTTTGTGCGGTCAGGCGAAGGTATCGAAGAACCCGTTCCCTCCATGCCCGGTGTTGTCCGCCGGTCGGTTGATAAAATCGTGGAGGCGGCGCGCGAGGCGGCGGATCTCGGTATCCCGGCGATCTGCATCTTTCCCTATACCGGCATCGAAGAGCGTACCGAAGACTGTGCCGGCGCCTGGGACCCGGACAATCACGCCAACCGGGCGATCCGGGCGATCAAAAAGGCCGTGCCTGAGATTGCCGTGATGACGGATGTGGCGCTGGACACCTATAACATCAACGGACACGACGGATTTGTGGACAACGGCGAAATCGTCAACGATCGCACCGTCGAGGCGCTGGTAAAGATGACGCTGGCCCAGGCAGAGGCCGGTGCGGATATCATCGGGCCCTCAGATATGATGGACGGGCGGATCGGTGCAATGCGCAGCGCACTGGAAGAGGCGGGCCATCAGAATGTGATGATCCTCAGCTATTCCGCGAAATACGCCTCGGCGTTCTACGGACCCTTCCGGGATGCGGTGGGGGCGTCCGGTGCTCTGACCGGGGACAAGAAAACCTATCAGATGGATCCTGGCAATTCCGATGAGGCGCTGCGTCTGATTGAACGCGATCTGAGCGAAGGCGCGGATATGGTAATGGTGAAACCGGGCATGCCCTATCTCGACATCTGCCGGCGTGTGAAAGACACGTTCGGCGCGCCAACCTATGCCTATCAGGTGTCTGGTGAATACGCGATGATCAAAGCCGCCGCCGCGCAGGGCTGGATTGATGGCGATCGGGTGATGATGGAAAGTCTGATGGCTTTCAGGCGCGCCGGCTGTGACGGGATCCTGACATACTTTGCCCCGGCGGCCGCGCGTTTGCTGAAAGCACAGCAATAA
- a CDS encoding YSC84-related protein, with protein sequence MNRSGLSRRGFTLGALAGTAVTAACSNGVGSGGGSVIDARVDTTLGSMYRTYPKTRNLADKANGMLIMPAVTEAGLGIGGGYGQGALRINETTVDYYSVTQISWGLQAGAQQYSHVLFFMTEAALANFRSASGWEASGQVEYVFADRGDGAAADTTTALAPVQAVVFGRAGLLLGATLNGAKYNRIIA encoded by the coding sequence ATGAATCGTTCAGGCTTATCGCGGCGGGGTTTCACCCTCGGCGCACTCGCAGGCACCGCCGTCACGGCGGCCTGCAGCAACGGCGTCGGGTCCGGCGGAGGCAGTGTCATTGACGCCCGCGTTGATACCACGCTGGGCAGTATGTACCGGACCTATCCCAAAACCCGAAATCTCGCCGACAAGGCCAACGGCATGCTCATCATGCCCGCCGTGACCGAGGCCGGTCTTGGCATCGGTGGCGGATACGGCCAGGGGGCGCTGCGGATCAATGAAACAACGGTCGATTACTATTCGGTCACGCAGATTTCATGGGGTTTGCAGGCCGGAGCTCAGCAGTATTCGCATGTGTTGTTCTTTATGACCGAAGCCGCACTTGCAAATTTCCGCAGCGCATCCGGCTGGGAAGCCAGCGGTCAGGTCGAATACGTCTTTGCAGATCGCGGCGACGGTGCAGCAGCGGATACGACCACAGCTCTGGCACCGGTTCAGGCCGTGGTGTTCGGCCGCGCGGGTCTTTTGCTCGGCGCGACCCTCAACGGTGCAAAATACAACCGCATCATCGCCTGA
- a CDS encoding NAD(P)-dependent oxidoreductase: protein MAKLAFLGLGVMGAPMAGHLQKAGHDVTVYNRTTSKAEDWAGSYGGSFAKTPREAAKGAEYVMACVGNDDDLRSVCAGDDGAFKGMQSGAVFVDHTTVSAAVTRELYALANDHQISFIDAPISGGQAGAENAALSIMCGGDEGAYDRALPVMEIYSKICRRIGESGAGQMTKMCNQIAIAGLVQGLSEALHFADKAGLDGRAVVEVISQGAAGSWQMSNRYETMLDDHFDHGFATDWMRKDLGICLKTADETGASLPVTALVDQFYKDVQKMGGGRWDTSSLFKRLKESG from the coding sequence ATGGCCAAGCTGGCATTTCTGGGACTGGGGGTCATGGGCGCACCCATGGCGGGGCATCTGCAGAAAGCGGGGCATGACGTTACGGTCTACAACCGCACCACTTCAAAAGCCGAAGACTGGGCCGGCAGCTACGGCGGATCATTCGCAAAAACACCGCGCGAGGCTGCAAAAGGGGCCGAATATGTCATGGCCTGTGTCGGCAATGATGATGACCTGCGTTCGGTCTGCGCGGGCGATGACGGCGCGTTCAAAGGCATGCAGAGCGGTGCGGTATTCGTCGATCACACAACCGTTTCGGCGGCTGTGACGCGCGAGCTTTATGCGCTGGCCAATGACCACCAGATCAGCTTTATCGACGCGCCGATCTCAGGTGGTCAGGCCGGTGCCGAAAACGCAGCGCTGTCGATCATGTGCGGCGGCGACGAAGGCGCTTATGACCGCGCACTGCCGGTGATGGAGATCTATTCCAAAATCTGCCGCCGCATCGGCGAGAGTGGTGCCGGTCAGATGACCAAGATGTGCAATCAGATCGCCATCGCGGGCCTGGTGCAGGGTCTGAGCGAGGCGCTGCATTTTGCTGACAAAGCGGGTCTTGACGGTCGCGCGGTTGTCGAAGTGATCAGCCAGGGCGCCGCCGGCAGCTGGCAGATGTCGAATCGCTATGAGACCATGCTGGACGATCATTTCGATCACGGTTTTGCCACCGACTGGATGCGCAAGGATCTGGGGATCTGCCTGAAAACTGCTGATGAAACAGGTGCCAGCCTGCCGGTCACGGCGCTGGTCGATCAGTTCTATAAGGATGTGCAGAAAATGGGTGGCGGCCGGTGGGATACATCGAGCCTTTTTAAGCGGCTCAAAGAAAGCGGCTGA
- a CDS encoding penicillin acylase family protein — protein MALLFRWLFRIAGGMIFLIVLGVTLVWYLASRSLPDYDATIIAPYLNAPVEIVRDNANVPHIFGETDEDVFYALGFAHAQDRLWQMTMLRRTAQGRLSEVFGTPTVSIDKLMRRLDLYSRATASVEVQDERTRRLLSAYATGVNVRLDQVNASALGRGAPEMFVFNAPVAPWRPADSLAIIKLMALQLSGHLDAEVQRARMSLVVPDADRLSDILPEVPGSGVVALPEYAGIVPGVLPFAEAAPANRHPLSPFRPGVMAGASNVWAAAPSRSASGGTLLANDPHLGFTAPAIWYLARMELQSGGVIGGTIPGLPLVLTGRSASLGWGLASAGMDDQDVFIEKVNPDNPEEYRTPDGFKAFQTRGSIINIKDETPITITLRWTDNGPVLPGTHYNLAAVTPPGHVASLAWTALSPRDTSMTAALKLMEAKSVRDGIAAIEGFVAPAQNMVLVDREEIAMKMIGVMPRRDARHQSQGRMPSPGWIAANRWQGRLPYASNPEFIAPNGGILGNTNNKTVDRPFPNHVSFTWGDTQRVQRWRRLMQSRQVHTRDSFIEAQLDTVSFTARSLLPLIGAELWFTGEAAPDGTPLRQRQRALTLLAGWSGEMNEHLPEPLIYAAWLRSLQARIVQDELGPLAATLTHVEPLFIERVFRDVDGAGVWCDVIQSAATETCADMARLALDDALISISETWGPALESLRWGDAHQATHDHPVLGEVPLLRFFVNIRQSTNGGDNTLQRGLTRGTGPEPFQNVHGAAYRGVYDFADPDSSVFVTSTGQSGHFLSRHYDDLAQLWRRGEYIPMSLDQDLARAASVGVTVLRPR, from the coding sequence ATGGCACTGCTCTTCAGATGGCTTTTCCGGATCGCTGGCGGGATGATCTTTCTGATTGTCCTCGGGGTCACGCTTGTGTGGTACCTCGCCTCGCGCTCGCTGCCTGACTATGATGCCACTATCATCGCGCCCTATCTGAACGCGCCGGTTGAGATCGTGCGCGACAATGCCAATGTGCCGCATATTTTTGGTGAGACCGATGAAGATGTCTTTTACGCGCTGGGGTTCGCCCATGCCCAGGACCGTCTGTGGCAGATGACAATGCTGCGCCGGACCGCTCAGGGACGGCTCTCCGAGGTCTTTGGCACGCCGACAGTCAGCATTGATAAGCTGATGCGCCGGCTCGATCTTTACAGCCGTGCGACGGCATCGGTGGAGGTTCAGGACGAGCGCACACGGCGGCTGCTGAGTGCCTATGCGACCGGGGTCAATGTGCGGCTTGATCAGGTCAATGCCAGCGCTCTGGGGCGTGGTGCGCCTGAGATGTTCGTCTTTAACGCGCCGGTTGCCCCCTGGCGTCCGGCGGATTCGCTGGCGATCATCAAGCTGATGGCGCTGCAGCTTTCCGGGCATCTGGATGCGGAGGTGCAGCGCGCGCGGATGTCGCTGGTGGTGCCGGATGCGGACCGGCTGAGCGATATCCTGCCCGAGGTGCCGGGAAGCGGTGTTGTCGCCCTGCCCGAATACGCCGGCATCGTGCCCGGGGTGCTGCCGTTTGCCGAAGCGGCGCCCGCGAACCGGCACCCGCTCTCGCCCTTCCGACCCGGGGTGATGGCCGGCGCTTCGAATGTCTGGGCCGCGGCACCTTCCCGCTCGGCCTCCGGTGGGACGCTGCTGGCCAATGACCCGCACCTTGGCTTTACCGCCCCCGCGATCTGGTATCTGGCGCGCATGGAGCTGCAGTCGGGCGGCGTGATCGGCGGCACCATCCCCGGCCTGCCCCTCGTACTCACCGGGCGCAGCGCATCGCTGGGCTGGGGGCTTGCTTCGGCGGGCATGGACGATCAGGACGTTTTTATTGAGAAGGTCAATCCGGACAACCCCGAGGAATACCGGACACCTGACGGATTCAAAGCCTTTCAGACCCGTGGCTCGATCATCAACATCAAAGACGAAACACCTATCACCATCACGCTGCGCTGGACGGACAACGGCCCGGTGCTGCCCGGCACGCATTACAACCTCGCCGCGGTGACACCGCCGGGTCATGTGGCGTCGCTGGCCTGGACGGCGCTCAGCCCGCGCGACACATCTATGACCGCGGCGCTGAAGCTGATGGAAGCGAAATCGGTGCGCGACGGCATCGCCGCGATTGAGGGCTTTGTCGCTCCGGCGCAGAATATGGTGCTGGTCGACCGCGAAGAGATCGCGATGAAGATGATCGGTGTGATGCCCCGCCGTGATGCGCGGCATCAGAGCCAGGGGCGTATGCCCAGCCCCGGATGGATCGCCGCCAACCGCTGGCAGGGGCGCCTGCCCTATGCGTCCAACCCTGAGTTTATCGCACCCAATGGCGGCATTCTGGGCAATACCAATAACAAGACTGTCGACCGGCCCTTTCCCAATCATGTGTCCTTTACCTGGGGCGACACGCAGCGGGTACAGCGCTGGCGGCGTCTGATGCAGTCGCGTCAGGTACACACCCGCGACAGCTTTATCGAGGCGCAGCTTGATACCGTGAGTTTCACGGCACGGTCTCTGCTGCCGCTGATCGGTGCCGAACTTTGGTTTACCGGTGAGGCAGCCCCTGACGGTACGCCGCTGCGCCAGCGGCAGCGCGCGCTCACGTTACTCGCGGGCTGGTCGGGCGAGATGAACGAACACCTGCCTGAGCCGCTGATCTACGCTGCCTGGCTGCGCAGCCTGCAGGCGCGGATCGTACAGGACGAACTCGGGCCACTGGCGGCGACCCTGACCCATGTGGAGCCGCTTTTCATCGAGAGGGTGTTCCGCGATGTGGACGGAGCGGGCGTCTGGTGTGATGTGATCCAGTCCGCCGCCACCGAGACCTGCGCAGATATGGCGCGGCTGGCGCTGGATGACGCGCTGATTTCGATCAGCGAGACCTGGGGGCCGGCACTGGAATCGCTGCGCTGGGGTGATGCGCATCAGGCGACGCATGATCATCCGGTACTGGGAGAGGTGCCGCTCCTGCGGTTTTTCGTGAATATCCGCCAGTCCACCAACGGCGGGGACAACACGCTGCAGCGCGGTCTCACCCGTGGCACCGGGCCTGAGCCCTTTCAGAACGTGCACGGGGCGGCTTACCGCGGGGTATATGATTTCGCCGATCCTGACAGTTCGGTTTTTGTGACATCCACCGGCCAGTCGGGGCATTTCCTGTCGCGCCATTATGACGATCTGGCACAGCTATGGCGGCGCGGGGAATACATCCCGATGTCGCTCGATCAGGATCTGGCGCGCGCGGCTTCGGTCGGTGTGACCGTGCTGCGTCCGCGGTAA
- a CDS encoding pseudouridine synthase, with protein sequence MSRIILFNKPFGVLSQFTDKGTEGSPRPTLSGFIDAPGFYPAGRLDRDSEGLMVLTDDGRLQARIANPRHKMAKTYLVQVEGAPDEAAYAALRAGVVLKDGLARPAEISLTIPPDTLWPRDPPVRFRKSVPDHWLEITITEGRNRQVRRMTAAVGLPCLRLIRMQVGHWKLNDLVPGAWRCASADGP encoded by the coding sequence GTGTCGCGGATCATTCTCTTTAACAAACCCTTCGGTGTGCTCTCGCAGTTCACAGACAAGGGCACCGAAGGCTCGCCCCGCCCGACCCTCTCTGGCTTTATCGATGCGCCGGGATTTTATCCCGCAGGCAGGCTGGACCGTGACAGCGAGGGGCTGATGGTGCTGACCGACGATGGCCGGTTGCAGGCACGTATCGCGAACCCGCGGCACAAAATGGCGAAAACCTATCTGGTGCAGGTCGAAGGCGCACCGGATGAGGCAGCATATGCCGCGCTGCGCGCCGGCGTGGTCCTTAAAGACGGGCTGGCGCGGCCTGCCGAAATATCCCTGACCATCCCGCCGGACACCCTCTGGCCGCGCGACCCACCGGTCCGGTTTCGCAAATCCGTGCCCGATCACTGGCTTGAAATTACGATCACCGAGGGCCGCAACCGCCAGGTGCGGCGCATGACGGCGGCTGTCGGGCTGCCCTGCCTGCGGCTTATCAGGATGCAGGTCGGACACTGGAAACTGAACGACCTGGTCCCGGGTGCATGGCGCTGTGCCAGCGCTGACGGCCCCTGA
- the hflX gene encoding GTPase HflX, whose protein sequence is MSRPPFQIDNTDGPKTTRAWVLHPDIKTDPDRRDAGHALAEAVSLAHALPELQVAGADVVPLKNVRAGMLFGTGKIAELKQRFVDEEVELVLVDGPVSPVQQRNLEKAWGVKLLDRTGLILEIFSDRAATREGVLQVEMAALSYQRTRLVRAWTHLERQRGGLGFVGGPGETQIEADRRAIDEQLVRLRRQLDKVVKTRALHRAARAKVPYPIVALVGYTNAGKSTLFNRLTGAGVMARDMLFATLDPTMRRLELPDGPEVILSDTVGFISDLPTELVAAFRATLEEVLAADIICHVRDIAHSETEEQAQDVTTIMASLGVPDDRTTLEVWNKVDTMPADAADAVRARAERDEDVFAISALTGEGLDALLAAITTRLQGVKHEETLRLGFAEGRRRAWLFQQDLVAHEDQTDTGFEITVRWTADQMDQYRRL, encoded by the coding sequence TTGAGCCGTCCGCCGTTTCAGATTGATAATACAGACGGCCCGAAAACGACCCGGGCCTGGGTGCTGCATCCGGATATAAAGACAGACCCTGACCGTCGTGACGCGGGTCACGCGCTTGCAGAGGCTGTGTCGCTCGCCCATGCGCTGCCGGAGCTGCAGGTCGCGGGCGCAGATGTGGTGCCGCTCAAAAACGTGCGCGCCGGTATGCTCTTTGGCACCGGCAAAATAGCCGAGCTGAAGCAGCGCTTTGTAGATGAAGAAGTTGAACTGGTCCTCGTGGACGGGCCGGTGAGCCCTGTGCAGCAGCGCAACCTGGAAAAAGCCTGGGGCGTGAAGCTGCTCGACCGCACGGGTCTGATCCTCGAGATTTTCAGCGACCGTGCCGCAACCCGCGAAGGGGTTCTGCAGGTCGAGATGGCCGCGCTGAGTTATCAGCGGACAAGGCTGGTCAGGGCCTGGACACACCTTGAGCGTCAGAGGGGTGGTCTGGGGTTTGTCGGCGGCCCCGGCGAGACACAGATCGAGGCGGACCGCCGCGCGATTGATGAACAGCTCGTACGGCTGCGCCGGCAACTCGACAAGGTGGTCAAAACCCGCGCACTGCACCGCGCTGCACGTGCCAAGGTTCCCTATCCGATCGTGGCCCTTGTCGGGTACACCAACGCCGGCAAATCAACACTCTTTAACCGACTGACGGGGGCGGGGGTGATGGCCAGAGACATGCTTTTTGCCACGCTTGATCCCACCATGCGACGGCTTGAGCTCCCCGACGGCCCCGAAGTGATCCTGTCAGATACGGTCGGGTTTATCTCTGATCTGCCGACCGAACTTGTCGCGGCGTTCCGTGCAACGCTCGAAGAGGTGCTGGCCGCCGATATCATCTGCCACGTGCGCGACATTGCGCATTCGGAGACCGAAGAACAGGCGCAGGACGTCACCACGATCATGGCGTCCCTTGGTGTGCCCGACGACCGCACGACGCTGGAGGTCTGGAACAAGGTCGATACCATGCCTGCCGATGCCGCTGATGCGGTGCGCGCGCGGGCTGAGCGTGACGAGGATGTCTTTGCCATTTCCGCGCTGACCGGCGAAGGGCTCGACGCTTTGCTGGCGGCGATCACCACCCGGTTGCAGGGTGTCAAACATGAAGAAACCCTGCGTCTGGGATTTGCCGAGGGACGCAGGCGCGCCTGGTTGTTTCAGCAGGATCTGGTCGCGCATGAAGACCAGACCGATACCGGGTTTGAAATTACCGTGCGCTGGACCGCCGATCAGATGGATCAGTACAGGCGCCTCTGA
- the hfq gene encoding RNA chaperone Hfq gives MASDRQNLQDAFLNHVRKTKVPVTIFLINGVKLQGVITWFDNFCVLLRRDGQSQLVYKHAISTIMPSQPISLYEGEDAS, from the coding sequence ATGGCGTCGGACAGACAGAACCTTCAGGATGCGTTCCTGAACCACGTGCGCAAAACTAAAGTCCCGGTGACGATCTTCCTGATCAACGGGGTGAAACTGCAGGGTGTAATTACCTGGTTTGATAATTTCTGTGTGCTTTTGCGCAGGGATGGACAGTCGCAACTGGTGTATAAACATGCCATTTCGACAATTATGCCCAGCCAGCCGATCAGCCTTTATGAGGGCGAAGACGCTTCTTGA
- a CDS encoding TrkH family potassium uptake protein: MARAPHHRARRSALAHLIDLPLFLLIFGVASVSMFVPALQGGAIRELDTARAFFYCGLLGLVTFGLIATAHAGRLPRHGALGTLMSLFSTFVFLPVFLAIPFHEGLGNTRFFNAYAEMISAITTTGASFFDEPERLNDTLHLWRAQVGWMGGITMWIAASAILAPLNLGGFEVTAQAEPGQRESLSSLVGRTDPRSRLLRVVGTLVPIYVGLTVLLWVLLYVSGDRPLVALTHAMSVMATSGISPVGGVASNGSGFTGEVLMLLFMLFALSRLTFSSDTVTATQGGLRTDPEFRVGLMIMVGVPVVLFLRHWLGALDVSAGDDPGEAVRAFWGSMFTVLSFLTTTGFTSAGWNEAQSWSGLNTPGLILMGLALIGGGVATTAGGVKLLRVFALYLNGRRELERLVHPSSVSRAGSEGRRIQRNGAFIAWIFFMLFALTLAVVTMLLAFLGVAFEDALVLAVAGLSTTGPLTQFAAEDPIRLAELSASAKSVFCAAMVLGRLETLAIIALLTPDLWRG; encoded by the coding sequence ATGGCACGCGCCCCTCACCACAGAGCCCGGCGTTCCGCTCTGGCGCATCTCATTGATCTGCCGCTGTTTCTGCTGATCTTCGGCGTTGCCTCTGTGTCGATGTTCGTACCCGCTCTGCAGGGCGGTGCGATCCGCGAGCTTGATACCGCGCGCGCCTTTTTTTACTGCGGACTACTGGGTCTGGTAACCTTTGGTCTTATCGCAACCGCCCATGCCGGCCGGCTGCCGCGCCATGGTGCGCTCGGCACGCTGATGTCGCTCTTCTCGACCTTTGTTTTTCTGCCGGTGTTTCTCGCCATCCCCTTTCACGAAGGGCTCGGCAACACCCGGTTTTTCAACGCTTATGCCGAGATGATCAGTGCGATCACCACCACGGGAGCCAGCTTTTTTGACGAACCGGAGCGGCTGAATGACACGCTGCACCTGTGGCGCGCGCAGGTCGGATGGATGGGCGGCATCACGATGTGGATCGCCGCCTCGGCTATTCTGGCACCGCTGAACCTCGGTGGCTTTGAGGTTACGGCTCAGGCGGAACCGGGACAGCGCGAAAGCCTCTCCAGCCTTGTGGGCCGCACCGATCCGCGCAGCCGGCTTTTGCGTGTTGTGGGAACACTGGTGCCCATCTATGTCGGTCTGACCGTGCTGTTGTGGGTCCTGCTTTATGTCAGCGGCGACCGGCCGCTTGTGGCGCTGACCCATGCGATGTCGGTCATGGCCACGTCGGGTATTTCCCCCGTCGGGGGCGTTGCCAGTAACGGATCGGGATTTACCGGCGAAGTGCTGATGCTGCTCTTTATGCTTTTTGCGCTGTCGCGACTGACGTTCTCCTCTGACACGGTCACCGCCACCCAGGGCGGTCTGCGCACCGATCCCGAATTCCGCGTGGGTCTTATGATTATGGTGGGGGTGCCGGTTGTTCTGTTCCTGCGGCACTGGCTGGGTGCGCTTGATGTCTCGGCGGGGGACGATCCGGGAGAGGCAGTGCGCGCCTTCTGGGGCTCCATGTTCACGGTGCTGTCATTTCTGACCACAACCGGATTTACCAGTGCCGGCTGGAACGAAGCGCAGTCATGGTCCGGTCTCAACACACCGGGGCTGATTCTGATGGGGCTGGCCCTGATCGGCGGCGGCGTTGCGACCACCGCAGGCGGCGTCAAACTGTTGCGGGTCTTTGCGCTCTATCTCAACGGACGGCGCGAACTCGAACGCCTTGTACACCCCTCATCGGTCAGCCGCGCCGGCAGCGAGGGCCGCCGCATTCAGCGCAACGGCGCTTTCATCGCATGGATCTTCTTTATGCTCTTTGCGCTGACCCTTGCGGTTGTGACCATGCTGCTGGCCTTTCTCGGTGTGGCATTTGAGGATGCGCTGGTGCTTGCGGTTGCCGGTCTTTCGACGACGGGCCCGCTGACCCAGTTTGCCGCCGAAGACCCTATCAGACTGGCAGAATTGAGTGCTTCTGCGAAATCCGTATTCTGTGCCGCGATGGTGCTCGGGCGGCTCGAAACGCTTGCCATTATTGCGCTTTTGACGCCGGATCTGTGGCGCGGCTGA
- the trkA gene encoding Trk system potassium transporter TrkA, whose protein sequence is MKVIICGAGQVGWQIARHLSGERNDVTVVDNNPDLVRRATDSLDVQGIAGFASYPDVLDRAGAGDAEMIIAATHSDEVNMVTCQVAHSVFGINRKIARLRSQSYLDAIYSDLYRRDHMPIDVVISPEREVAAAALQRLSAPAAFDTEVFMDGKAHLLGISLEESCPVLNTPLRQLTDLFSTLRAVVVGVRREGTLFAPEPKDQLFAGDDCYVFAHVDDIPRTMEIFGKKQSKQERVVLVGGGNVGLAVAQALESRTARVRTKVIEKNRICAERAAEALERTIVLNGDGLDAALLAEAGITRADAMLAITDDDKTNMLACVRAKAEGCGYVIALINDPTLVPLMGPLGIDAYINPRATTVSSILRHIRHGRVRAVYSIGDAEAEVIEAEVLSTSPLAGRRISEIDFPEGVLVGALRKGDEIIRPMGSTRIDEGDVIALFALTGDVPEVERLMQVSIDFF, encoded by the coding sequence ATGAAGGTTATTATCTGCGGTGCAGGCCAGGTGGGCTGGCAGATCGCGCGCCATCTGTCGGGCGAGCGCAATGACGTGACCGTGGTCGATAACAACCCCGATCTGGTGCGCCGAGCCACGGATTCGCTGGATGTTCAGGGTATTGCAGGTTTCGCGAGTTACCCGGACGTGCTTGACCGGGCAGGGGCCGGCGATGCGGAGATGATCATCGCCGCGACGCATTCGGACGAGGTCAATATGGTGACCTGCCAGGTGGCGCATTCGGTTTTTGGCATCAACCGCAAGATCGCGCGTCTGCGCAGCCAGTCCTATCTCGATGCGATCTATTCAGACCTCTATCGTCGTGATCACATGCCCATCGATGTGGTGATCAGCCCAGAGCGCGAAGTGGCGGCAGCTGCCCTGCAGCGGCTGTCGGCACCGGCGGCTTTTGACACCGAAGTCTTTATGGATGGCAAGGCGCACCTGCTGGGCATCAGCCTTGAGGAAAGCTGCCCGGTGCTCAACACACCGCTGCGCCAGCTCACCGATCTTTTCTCGACACTGCGCGCGGTGGTCGTCGGTGTCCGGCGCGAGGGAACGCTGTTCGCGCCCGAGCCCAAAGATCAGCTTTTTGCCGGCGACGACTGCTATGTCTTTGCGCATGTGGATGACATCCCGCGCACCATGGAGATTTTTGGCAAAAAACAGTCAAAACAGGAGCGCGTGGTCCTCGTAGGCGGCGGCAATGTCGGTCTCGCCGTGGCCCAGGCGCTTGAATCGCGCACAGCACGCGTTCGCACCAAAGTGATCGAAAAAAACCGGATCTGTGCCGAACGCGCCGCCGAAGCGCTGGAACGCACGATCGTGCTCAATGGCGATGGTCTGGATGCGGCCCTGCTGGCAGAGGCCGGCATCACGCGGGCCGACGCGATGCTTGCGATTACCGATGACGACAAGACGAATATGCTCGCCTGCGTGCGCGCCAAAGCCGAAGGCTGCGGCTATGTGATTGCACTGATCAACGATCCGACCCTGGTGCCGTTGATGGGGCCGTTGGGGATCGATGCCTATATCAACCCGCGCGCCACCACGGTCAGCTCAATCCTGCGCCACATCCGGCACGGACGGGTGCGCGCGGTTTATTCCATCGGCGATGCCGAGGCCGAGGTGATTGAGGCCGAAGTGCTCTCAACCTCACCCCTGGCCGGGCGACGCATTTCGGAGATTGATTTTCCCGAAGGCGTGCTGGTGGGTGCGCTGCGCAAAGGAGACGAGATTATCCGGCCCATGGGCAGCACGCGGATTGACGAAGGCGACGTTATCGCGCTCTTTGCACTGACCGGGGACGTGCCCGAGGTGGAGCGGCTGATGCAGGTCTCCATCGATTTCTTCTGA